The following DNA comes from Sulfitobacter sp. D7.
AAAGTGTGCTGAGCTTTATATCAATTCACTTACTTGTGCGGATGTGCGACTATTAGGGGGATAGCATCGAATATTGACGATCTGATCAAGGTATCGCGACATGGACAAAAAGGTGGGCAGCTCCCTTCCGCCCTATTTCAACCTCGACCCACAGGCAGCAGCCGGGAAGCTGAGCGCCCCTGTAGACACCGCCCGATTCGCGAAAGCCGCCGCTTTCGCAGGCCGTGGCAGGGCGGACCTTGCCAAAAGAGGTTATGCCCCAGATGGGCAAAAAAAGCTCCGAAAATTTTCCACTTGGGAAATTTGCCGTTACCTCATCCCTGTGGCCCCAGCCCATTTGCGTAGAGTGCTAAACAAACATCCAGAGCTTCCCCAAGGGGAGGGTGCGGGGAATGCAAAACGGTTCAGCCTCGAAGAAATTTTAACCCTTCGGAACCACTTCGCGGAAGAGGGGGTCAGCAGCAAGGAATACCGCCCCTACCGCCCGAAAGGACTGCCTGCGAAGGTGGTCGCGGTCGCTAACTTCAAGGGCGGCGTGGGCAAGACCTCAACAGCGGCGCATCTGGCGATGTCGGCGGCTTTGGACGGCTACAAAGTACTTGTGGTCGACCTCGATTCCCAAGGTTCGATGACATCCATCATGGGCGGGCAGGTTCAGGACGAGTGGCAGACGATTTTCCCCCTGCTCGCGCGCGATTACGCCATGCAAGTTCAGGCCGAAAACCGCGTTCGCGCTGCGGCGGCGGAGCCTGAGATTCCCATGGATGAAACCTTGACCGAGGCGCTGACGATTTCGCTTAAGGATGTCGTTCAAAAGACCCATTGGCCCAACATCGATCTGATTGGGGCGCAGCTCAATCTGTACTGGGCTGAGTTCCAGATTCCCGTTTGGCGGATGGCCTTGCGGCATTGGGCACTGTGGGATGCGCTATCCTCGGCTTTGGATGCGGGGGGGGCGTTGGATGAATATGATATTATTTTGCTCGATACGCCCCCTGCCCTTGGCTATCTGACGATCAATGCGTTGGCGGCGGCTGATATCATCATGGTGCCCTTGGGCGCGTCCTTCTTGGAGTTCGATTCCACGGGGCGATTCTTTGACATGCTGTACTCCACCTTCGCTTCGATCGAAGAGGGTGAGAATGCGGCGCGGCGGCGCGAAGGGCTGCCGGAGATGAAGTTTGAATGGGATGTGGTGCGGGCGATCATCACGCGGTTTGATGCCAGCCAGCAGACCGATCTGGCCAATGTGATTCAGGCCTATTTCGGCGATATGACCAACACCTACCGGCAGGAGTTTACCGCGATGGTCGGACAGGCCGGAGAGAGTGTGAACGGAATTTACGAGGCGGATTACCGGGATTTCAACCGCGAGACTTACACGCGCGGTCGGGAGACGTTTGACCGGACCTATGCCGAGTTCAAAGAGATTTTGCTGGGCGCTTGGTGGCGCGATGATCAAGAACGGAAGGAGGCCGAGAATGGCGAAACGCAGACAGCTTGAAGTCCCCTCGGCAGAGGCGCTTAAGGAAATCGAGGAAGGTTTCGCGCGCGAAACCTCTCGGGTTGGGACGCGAGCGCCGATCGCCGATGTGGCCGCCGATGCGGCCCGGCATAAAGACCCCCTGCCCCAGCATCTGCGCGAAGAAAATGCGCGGGACAAGGCGGATGCAAAGGCGCTGCGCTTGGCGCGGGAAAAGGGTCTCGTCCTGACGGAAGTGCCGTTGCATGAGATCACCGCAGACGCGCTGAGCCGTGACCGTTTGAAGATGGACGAAGAGGATCTGGCCGAGCTGCGGCGGTCGATTGCAGACCACGGGCTTCGGCTTCCGATTGAGGTTTTTGAGCCGTCCAATCCCGAGGCCGCTGGCAAATACGCCCTGATTTCCGGCTTCCGGCGCTTGGCTGCCATGCGCGAATTGAACGCGCTTTCGGGGGGGGAGCGGCATCAGACTATCCCGGCCTTTGTGCGCAAACCGGATACGCTGGCCGATGCGATCGTGGCGATGATCGAAGAGAATGAGGTCAGGACCGGACTTAGTCAGTATGAGCGTGGCCGTGCAGCAGCGATCACGGTGCATGACGGGGTTTTCGCAACTGTGGATGAGGCTGTGGCAACGCTGTTTTCATCGGCCAGCAAGGCGAAGCGGTCAAAGATTCGTTCCTTTGCCTTGGTGCACGAAGAGCTCGGCGACATGCTGCGTTTTGGCCCTGAACTGAGTGAGCGTCAGTGTCTGCGCATCGCGACCGGGGTGCGCGCGGGGCAAGGTGAGGCGATGCGTAGTGCCTTGGAAACCCATGCTGTCGCGACGGCAGAAGATGAATGGGCGGTCTTGGAGCCGTTAATTGAGGCCGTCGAAGGCGTGGCCGCTGACCCCAAACGAGGCGGACGGCCGCGGAAGGTCGTGGAACGGTCTAAGCCGGTGAGCTTGGCCAATGATGTCACGATGGAGCGGGTCCGGACCGAGGATGGCTATGCCATTCGGATCCGGGGCGACCATGTGAACGAAGAGATGATCGAGCTGGTGATGGACCGGATTAAATACCTTCTCGAAGAAATCTGATATAATAGGGGAGGTTTCGCGTGCGAAACCTCCCCGTTTCCCGGCGAGCCTCATAGGTTTCGCACGCGAAACCCCCTGCCCCAACCCCCTAGCGTACGCTGCTTTAGCAGATGGTTAATCCGCGCCTTCGATGCTGAATTCCTCAGTTTTTCAAAGGAGGCCGCGATGCCCATTCTCGATATCTTCGACGATCACCACAACGGATTGACCGGGCCCATCTGCGGTGGGTTTGACGTGACGCCCGATGACGCGACCGACCTTCCGCAGATGACCCGCGGCGTCATGGTCGGCTCGGTCGGGGATGTGGCGGTGGTTCTGAAGAGCGGGGATGCGATCACCCTGCCCGCTTTGTCGCCCGGCGTGATCTATCCTGTCCGTATCACGCGGGTGCTGGCGACGGGGACGACGGCGTCGGGCATCAAGGGGTTGATTTGATGCTGGGGGTCGGATTGAGCCCATTTGCGCCGTACCGTAACCGGGTACCTATCGATTTTCCGGCGGGGTTTAGTTGGGACCGTGTGCGCTTTGATTTCGACATTGAACAGATCGGCGGTGCCTATCGTGCGGCGGTAGAGCCCCGTGATCTGGTCGATCCCGGGATTTGGACCGGCGCGGCGCTGCATGTGGATGGCGCCGCCGGCGATGATGGCAACAGTGGCGTGGGCGCGCAGGACGGTGATTTCGCCAGTGCCAAGCGGACGATTCATGCGGCTTTCACGGCAGGCAACGCGACGGGCGCGGCCTATCGGGTTCTGGTTAAGGCGGGCGACTATGCGGAGGCGGCATTCACTCGCAACGGCAATGATGAACCGAACCAGCCCGTTGCCGTGATCGGCTGGGGCGGCCCACTGCGCTATCGTGCTGGGCCGTTCAATGTGGTTTGGAACGATGCGGGCGGGACATATACGGCGACTGAAAGCTCGGTACGCCGGGTGTTTCGCTGCGATCTGCTGACCGCCGAAGGGCATTATACCGAGTTGAGCGAAGCTGCGGATGTGGCCAGCTGCGCGGCGGCGCAGAATACATGGGTGCATGACGGGACATTGCTGCATGTGAATGTCGGCGGCGCGCCGGGGGCGGGAGATATTGCGGTGATCCGGTCCTTTCACGGGGCGCGGTTCATGACGCATGACAAGGATTTCTACCTTGAAAATGTGTATTGTGAGGGTGGAATCAGCGGGGCGCTGCATTTCGATGCGGTGGCGGCGCGCAACATCGTTGGGGTGAACTGTTCGTTCCGCTATTCCGCGCCATCGAGCCCGACGGCCTTGCAGGATGCCGCACGGGTGCGGCGGACGGATGGTTTGGTGGCCTTTTTCGATTGTGATGCTTCGGGCGGGGCGAAGGACGGCTGGTCTTTCCATGAGGACGGCACGGCGGGGATGCATGTGTTGTTGCAGGACTGTTCCGGCTGGCGCAATGGGTTCAGCACGGCGACGTCCTGCAATGGGTTTACCAGCCATGACGGGGTGCGGGCGATCCTGTTGGGCGGCAACTTTGGGCTGTCGCGCAATGGGACCGAGGTGCATGTGATCCAATCGACCGAGACTTGGGCGGCGGGCTGTCGCGCCGTGGCACGGGATGTGGACGGCACATCGGTCGCGTTCAAATGCTCGAACGATGCGCTGATGTGGTTGCAAGATTGCGCGGGCGACGCGGCGGGGCAGGCGGAGAACTACGCCTTGCAGGCCAATGCGGGCACGGTTTTCACGCGGGGGTTTTCGGCGCTGGCGGGGGGCGTGGATGTGACTTCGGGCGGCTCTGTAATGCTGTTTTGAGACAGGCGGTTGGCCAATTCCTTCCAATCCGGCACCGCCTCGGGGGCGCGTTTCCAGGTTTCGCAGCGGTCCAGCGCTTGTGGGCTGTTGTAGCCGACGATCGAGGGGACGCTCGGGTGGCAGAGCCGGTCTGGCCCGAGGGTTGGCAGCCCGTGATAGCGGTAGAGCAGGATGCGGTTGGAGTTGGTCGTTTGATAGGCGACGCCCGGCTCGTTGCGATAGGGGGCGAGGCCGATATCGGCGTGGGCGATATGCGCGCGGGTGGTTTCGAAGTCCTGCTCGCCGTGCCATGTGATGTTGGGCCGGGCAGGCGGTGTTTCCCGCAGGCGGCCGAGGACGTGGATCTGCCACCGGGGCCGGGCGTCCGCAAGTCGGGTGAGGGCGGCGGTATCGAGCAGGGTAGTGCCTGCGCAGACAGCGATGGGGCCGGGGCGCGGCCGAGGGTAAGGGTCAGCAGTGCTGACCTTTAGGTTTGCATGGGGGATACCGATGGGATCAAGGGTGACATTGGGGTGATCCGCGAAACGGGCGGCGATATGGGGGCTGGCGGTGCTAATGCGGGTGAAGGGACGGTGATCCCGCTCGGCCCGAAGGAGGATATCCGGGGCGTTTAGCAATCGGATGTCGTCTGATACACGGTAAATGCGGGCGGCCTGCGGGGCTTGTTCGGCCAGCAGAGGGCCGAGCAGGACCGGCGGGCCGCTTTCGCATATGACGAGGTCCGCTTGGGCCAAGGGTGTGCGCAAGCGGCGGCGCCAGTGGTTGGTAAAGAGCCGGTAGCTTGGTTCGAGCCATCGGTTGAGCGTCGCGCTTTTGGTTTTGACCGGATGGACCGGCGGCAGGCTGTAGATCGACGTGAGATTTGGGCCATGGTGGTGGGTGCCATAGTGCGGTGGCTTGTCGAGGGCGGCCAGGCGGACATCGCCAAAAACCTTGGAAAGCCAGCTATAGCCGACGGTCACATGGGTCATATGCCAGCCCGCCCCGCGCAGGTGGTGCGAGACCCAAAGCATGCTGGGGCGGCGTTTTTGAAAAGGGAAATGCCCCGTCAGGAGAACCGCGCGTTTCATGTGGCTGTCTGCCTGTTGGGGATGAGAAGAAGCGCGCCGTAGAGGGCGCTTCCTAAGACGATCTGGGCCGGGGCGGGCAGGGGGGGCAGCAGGGCGAAAAGCGCCGCCACGGCAGCCGCAGCGCAGAGGGGCGGGGCGAGGGGTGATAGGGCGGACGCTGTGAGGCCGAGACGCGGCAGGGCACGGGTGAGATGCCACAGGGCGGTTAGGAACGCCGCGAGGCTGATGGAGGCAGCGAGGGCCGTGGGGGTCAGCGCGAAGGCGGCGAAAGTGCAGCACAGGGGCAACAAGAGCGCCGCGCGTTGAAGCATCAGGCGGGTGTGACCCGCGGCGATGAGGGCTTGGTTAATTGGCATCAGCAGAGCGGACAGGAGGCCGAAACCCGCGAGGGCGATGAGGATCGGGGTGGCGGGGCCTGCGGGGGCCTGGCCGATGAGCAGGGCGAGCGCCTGCGGAGCCGCGAGGAGGGTGGCCCCCCAGACCCATAGGCCGAGCGTGGCGATAAGGCGCAAGTGTGTCGGCAGGACGGCGGCGCGTTGCGGGGCCGATAGCTGACGAAGCTGGGGGAGAGCCAGGAAGCGCAAGGGGGAAAGGGTGAGGGCTTCGATCAGGCTCAGTATCCGGGTCGCGATTTGAAAGGCACCGGCGGCGGGAAGGCCAAAGACGAGCGCGGTGGCGAGTTGCATGAGCGGGAACAGGGCGGCGCTCAGGAAATCTCGGGCCGCGATCTCGATGACCAATTCGGCTAGGCGCCTCTGGTAGCGCCATTTCGGGAGGCTTTTGGGGCGCCATTTGGCGAGATGGCAGGACAGCGCCGCGTTCGTGGCCGCATGTGTTGTGGCGAAGGTCACCAAGGCCCAAGGGCCGCTGCCAATCGATAGCATCCAGACCGCTAGGGCCGCGGCGATGGATTGGCTGAACATGCTCCGCAGCGCGAGGGCGCGGAGATGGAGGTCGCGGCGCAGGATGCCTTCGGAAACGGCGCCGAGGGCGTTGAAAAGGGGGATCACGCTGAGAGCGATGAGCAGCGGCGCATCGAGCGCGGCGCCGAGGCCGGCGAAACCGAGCGATAGGACGATGCCGCCGCCTAGCGACATAGCAAATAGCGCGTCCCGGCGGCGTTGGCGGGGGGCGAGAATGATCACGCTTTCCCCGATGCCGGCTTTGTGCAGACCTTGGGTTAGCCGGATGGGGGCGAAGGCGGTGGCGAAAGCCCCAAGTTCGGCCAAGGAGAGAAAGCGCGCGGCGATCAGGAAGAGACCCGCGTGGATCCCGACACGGCTCCATTGCAGGGCGAAAGACCAGAAACGGGGGCTCACGCGGGGGCTGCCTTGGCGGTTTGGCGGACCTTTAGAAAAGGCCGCTCTAGGAACAGATGGCTGAGGATGCCAAGGCCGAGCGCAAGAAGGCAGGTTGTGCCGACGTAGACCCAAGCGCCGAGGGGCGTTGCAGGGAGGAGTGGCAGGAGCAGGACGGTTGCCGCGCGTAGGGCGAAGCGGTGCGAGAGGTAAAGGGCATAGGAGGCATCTCCGAGCAGTTGTCCGGGGGCCATGCGGGTAGGGCAGAAAAGCGTGCCTGCTGCGACGATCAGCGCGGCGGGCACGCCGGCGGCGAGAAAGCGGGGCAGGGGGAGCGGATCGAGTGTGATGAGAAGGGCGAAGCCGAGAGCCAAGAAAGCGGTGCAGAGGATCGGATCGGGCCGGGTCCAGCCGCTTTGCCAGAGGCGGGCGAGGGCGATGCCGAAGAGAAATTCAAGGACCAGTGGGTTTGTCCAGAAGGCAAGTGGCGGGAGGTGAAAGCCTATCGTCAGCCCGAGTGTGGCTAGGGCGATCAACAGGCCCGAAACCGCCAGCAGGGGCCGGGGGAGCGCGAGGCAGAGGGCCATGAGCGCATAGAAAAAGACTTCATAATTCAGGGTCCAGCCGAGGGACAGGACCGGCGCGATGCGTCCGTCGGGGCGGGCGTAGGGAATGAACGTGTAAGAACTGATGATCTGCGCAGGGTCGAGCGGCGTATCCTTGACGGCACCGGGCATCAGTAGCAGCGCCATGACCATCAGCGTGGTGAAAAGATAGTAAAGCGGGGCAACGCGCAGCAGACGCCGCCAGAGAAAGGCCCGCGGGCGGCCGATATAGCGCTGCGCTGAGAGGGTGATGACAAAGCCGGAAATGACGAAGAAAATATCGACGCCCCTCGTCCATGGCATGGCGTCCCCGGGCAGGGGGAGGGCGAAATAGTGCTCTGCCTCGGCCAAGACATGGCCGATGAGGACCATCAGCGCGGCGAGCCCGCGAAGGGCTTGGAGGCCGGGGAGCCTAGGCGCGTTCATGGCGGGGTCGCTTTGCGTGCGGCTGGGTTCGTTGAGAGGTGAAGAGCGTTATCTGCCGGACCAGACTGTCGGGCAGCGGTGGGCACTGTGGGAGCGGCTTGCGACGGGAGCGAAACAAAAGCGGGCCTGGCTGGGGCCGTGGGGCGTGTTGCTGGGTGACAAGTTTTAGAAGGGATGAGATAAGAACGAGTGAAAACAACAGGTTCTGATGCGTCAGGTAAACGGAATGGCTGGAAAATAGAAGTGTTGCGCCGATCTGAGCATAGGCCAAGGCGAAGCCGAGTGAATGCCGCGCTTTGATGAAAAGCCCCCGGATCACGAAGCCCACAAATGCAAGAAAAAACGCCCCGAGCACCGGGCCGAAATCGACGTAGGCCGCGGTGAGGAGGGGAAATTCACCGCCGCCCAACACCTCTTGCAACGCATTGAGGCGGGGGGCGAGGATATGGGCGAAATACCCGTCGGTGACGGTGAGAAACATCACGCCCTCAAGGCTCAAGCCGCCCCATGTATGCGGAATCTCGACCGCGAGGGGGGCGAAGCTGTTCCACATGTCATTGATTGAGCTATGCTTGAATTTGGGTGACGCGCATCATCAGGCGGCGCGGTTTTCGGTGTCGTTGGTCACTTCGACACCGTCGTTGAATTTGATTCCTTCGATAACCTTTGGCAACTGATTTCTGCCCTTGAGGCGCAGCCATTTTTTCGATGCTGCCTGAATGAGGGTGAAAACCATCAGTTTTGCGGTCTTTTGTGACAGCGCCCCTTTGGTCCTCACCGTTCGGTGCCGAACAGTGGCGAACACGCTTTCAATCGGGTTCGAGGTGCGCAGATGGCCCCAATGCTCGGCTGGGAAGTCGAAGAATGCAAGCATCGCCTCTTCGTCCTTTGTCAGGCAGGCAACACCTTTTGGGTATTTGACGCCATACTTTTCGGAGAAAACTGCCAACGCAGCATCGGCTTCTGCGCGCGTTCCGGCGTGCTGGATGTCGTCCAGATCTGACTTGACCGCCGGGGCCATCTGCTTGGGAAAACAGTTCTGGACGTTCTTTACCTTATGCACCCAACACCGTTGGTGCTTTGTGCCTGGAAACGTTTTGTCCAGTGCGTTCCAGAACCCCATGGCTCCATCCCCAACCGCAATTTCCGGTGCGACGGACAGCCCGCGGCCTTTGATGTCGGTCAGCAACTCATGCCAGCTCTGCGCGCTCTCCCGCAGGCCGACCTGAAAGCCGATCAGCTCTTTCTTGCCCTCCGGTGTCGCGCCGATGATCACCAGCATGCATTCGGCATTTTCCTCCATCCGCGCCTGAAGATAAACGCCGTCCGCCCAAATGTAGACGTAGTGGCGGGCAGACAGATCCCGCCGTGCCCAGGCATCATATTGAACCTGCCATCCGGCAGTCAGACGCGAGATGACGCTTGGCGAGAGGTTGGGCGCATCCGGCCCCATGATGGCCGACAGCGCGTCCTGGAAATCGCCCGTCGATATGCCCTTCAGATAAAGAACAGGCAGCAGCGCGTCCAAGCTGATCGAGCGGCGCGCCCATTTCGGCAGAATGTTCGAGGTAAAGCGGATCTTTTCTGCCCCATCAGAGGACGCCATCCGGTCGCGCACCTTGGGCCGCTGGACATCCAGAGCACCGATCCCCGTCTGAATCTTCCGTTCAGGGCCAAATCCATGCCGCACAATCCGCTGACGCCCGTCTTCCAACTGCTCATCGGCAAAACTGGCGACAAAGGCATCAGCCTCGGCCTTCAGCGCTTCCGCCAGCATCCGACGAGCACCTTGCCGAGCAAGCTCTGTCAGCGGATCGACGATCGTTTCCGATTGGCGAAATGGCAGGATCGTTGTATCTTCCTTCATGGCGTATCGCTCCTTGTGAGGTTCTGGCCGGCTTTGACACCCGCCACGATACGCCGCACTTCAAATCACGCCATCACCCAAATTCCCGCATAGCTCCATTGATTAGATAGAAGGCCAGTTTTTGCGTGCCTATGTCGAAGGTAGAGCGATCAAACATCGGGTTGGTAATCGCTTCTCGCGCCATCCAGAGGCCAAGGAATAGCGCCATGGCCAGCAGGCTCCAGCCCCATCCGACAAGCCGCCCTCGGATCAGGCAGGCGACGAGGTAGCATGACAGAAGCAGTTGCAGGAGCAGCAACCGCTGGCTCATGACGATGGGCAGGATGAAAAGC
Coding sequences within:
- a CDS encoding AAA family ATPase, yielding MDKKVGSSLPPYFNLDPQAAAGKLSAPVDTARFAKAAAFAGRGRADLAKRGYAPDGQKKLRKFSTWEICRYLIPVAPAHLRRVLNKHPELPQGEGAGNAKRFSLEEILTLRNHFAEEGVSSKEYRPYRPKGLPAKVVAVANFKGGVGKTSTAAHLAMSAALDGYKVLVVDLDSQGSMTSIMGGQVQDEWQTIFPLLARDYAMQVQAENRVRAAAAEPEIPMDETLTEALTISLKDVVQKTHWPNIDLIGAQLNLYWAEFQIPVWRMALRHWALWDALSSALDAGGALDEYDIILLDTPPALGYLTINALAAADIIMVPLGASFLEFDSTGRFFDMLYSTFASIEEGENAARRREGLPEMKFEWDVVRAIITRFDASQQTDLANVIQAYFGDMTNTYRQEFTAMVGQAGESVNGIYEADYRDFNRETYTRGRETFDRTYAEFKEILLGAWWRDDQERKEAENGETQTA
- a CDS encoding ParB/RepB/Spo0J family partition protein, yielding MAKRRQLEVPSAEALKEIEEGFARETSRVGTRAPIADVAADAARHKDPLPQHLREENARDKADAKALRLAREKGLVLTEVPLHEITADALSRDRLKMDEEDLAELRRSIADHGLRLPIEVFEPSNPEAAGKYALISGFRRLAAMRELNALSGGERHQTIPAFVRKPDTLADAIVAMIEENEVRTGLSQYERGRAAAITVHDGVFATVDEAVATLFSSASKAKRSKIRSFALVHEELGDMLRFGPELSERQCLRIATGVRAGQGEAMRSALETHAVATAEDEWAVLEPLIEAVEGVAADPKRGGRPRKVVERSKPVSLANDVTMERVRTEDGYAIRIRGDHVNEEMIELVMDRIKYLLEEI
- a CDS encoding spike base protein, RCAP_Rcc01079 family, with translation MPILDIFDDHHNGLTGPICGGFDVTPDDATDLPQMTRGVMVGSVGDVAVVLKSGDAITLPALSPGVIYPVRITRVLATGTTASGIKGLI
- a CDS encoding glycosyltransferase family 4 protein, giving the protein MKRAVLLTGHFPFQKRRPSMLWVSHHLRGAGWHMTHVTVGYSWLSKVFGDVRLAALDKPPHYGTHHHGPNLTSIYSLPPVHPVKTKSATLNRWLEPSYRLFTNHWRRRLRTPLAQADLVICESGPPVLLGPLLAEQAPQAARIYRVSDDIRLLNAPDILLRAERDHRPFTRISTASPHIAARFADHPNVTLDPIGIPHANLKVSTADPYPRPRPGPIAVCAGTTLLDTAALTRLADARPRWQIHVLGRLRETPPARPNITWHGEQDFETTRAHIAHADIGLAPYRNEPGVAYQTTNSNRILLYRYHGLPTLGPDRLCHPSVPSIVGYNSPQALDRCETWKRAPEAVPDWKELANRLSQNSITEPPEVTSTPPASAENPRVKTVPALACKA
- a CDS encoding oligosaccharide flippase family protein, whose product is MSPRFWSFALQWSRVGIHAGLFLIAARFLSLAELGAFATAFAPIRLTQGLHKAGIGESVIILAPRQRRRDALFAMSLGGGIVLSLGFAGLGAALDAPLLIALSVIPLFNALGAVSEGILRRDLHLRALALRSMFSQSIAAALAVWMLSIGSGPWALVTFATTHAATNAALSCHLAKWRPKSLPKWRYQRRLAELVIEIAARDFLSAALFPLMQLATALVFGLPAAGAFQIATRILSLIEALTLSPLRFLALPQLRQLSAPQRAAVLPTHLRLIATLGLWVWGATLLAAPQALALLIGQAPAGPATPILIALAGFGLLSALLMPINQALIAAGHTRLMLQRAALLLPLCCTFAAFALTPTALAASISLAAFLTALWHLTRALPRLGLTASALSPLAPPLCAAAAVAALFALLPPLPAPAQIVLGSALYGALLLIPNRQTAT
- a CDS encoding acyltransferase family protein translates to MNAPRLPGLQALRGLAALMVLIGHVLAEAEHYFALPLPGDAMPWTRGVDIFFVISGFVITLSAQRYIGRPRAFLWRRLLRVAPLYYLFTTLMVMALLLMPGAVKDTPLDPAQIISSYTFIPYARPDGRIAPVLSLGWTLNYEVFFYALMALCLALPRPLLAVSGLLIALATLGLTIGFHLPPLAFWTNPLVLEFLFGIALARLWQSGWTRPDPILCTAFLALGFALLITLDPLPLPRFLAAGVPAALIVAAGTLFCPTRMAPGQLLGDASYALYLSHRFALRAATVLLLPLLPATPLGAWVYVGTTCLLALGLGILSHLFLERPFLKVRQTAKAAPA
- a CDS encoding IS256 family transposase, with translation MKEDTTILPFRQSETIVDPLTELARQGARRMLAEALKAEADAFVASFADEQLEDGRQRIVRHGFGPERKIQTGIGALDVQRPKVRDRMASSDGAEKIRFTSNILPKWARRSISLDALLPVLYLKGISTGDFQDALSAIMGPDAPNLSPSVISRLTAGWQVQYDAWARRDLSARHYVYIWADGVYLQARMEENAECMLVIIGATPEGKKELIGFQVGLRESAQSWHELLTDIKGRGLSVAPEIAVGDGAMGFWNALDKTFPGTKHQRCWVHKVKNVQNCFPKQMAPAVKSDLDDIQHAGTRAEADAALAVFSEKYGVKYPKGVACLTKDEEAMLAFFDFPAEHWGHLRTSNPIESVFATVRHRTVRTKGALSQKTAKLMVFTLIQAASKKWLRLKGRNQLPKVIEGIKFNDGVEVTNDTENRAA